In a genomic window of Hypanus sabinus isolate sHypSab1 unplaced genomic scaffold, sHypSab1.hap1 scaffold_2047, whole genome shotgun sequence:
- the LOC132387624 gene encoding oxidized low-density lipoprotein receptor 1-like isoform X2: MDRNESHMNVKLGNTDARSPSRAEPDVSYAELNFKTRSAPRVRKDREDPNSTYSDLNFRKKEIRIDQREDPPIASAPGGLSTTAQTAAQEQESKVKIGNRPYRLICLLCLVTSALIVVVVGLSIHVSQIRQSYETCHRKSNLSDLKRMNNDLRLQFTEMKTKYRSVREAKAQICELLISRRGDASSPSFTRSSSHEQTCSKDWVTNKDRCYYVSTFDTIFQKAEQECSNRDSRLLEINSSDEARFVSHNLLDNKPAYWIEKCENGTVGQSLLYKPSGTTVCSRCGSGDTCDVPDRRFICEKSAPLFPDVPEKVQGLCQQPVEST, translated from the exons ATGGACCGGAACGAGAGTCACATGAATGTGAAGTTGGGAAATACGGACGCACGGTCCCCTTCCCGAG ctgaacctgatgtaTCGTATGCTGAACTGAATTTCAAGACCCGCTCTGCGCCCCGGGTGCGGAAAGATCGAG agGATCCGAACTCCACCTACTCTGATTTGAACTTTCGGAAAAAGGAAATCCGCATCGATCAGCGTGAAGATCCTCCCATTGCCTCGGCACCTGGCGGGTTGTCAACCACTGCACAAACAG CGGCGCAGGAACAGgagtcgaaagtgaagatcggaaatagaccgtaccgtctgatctgcctactctgcctagttacgtCCGCCCTCATCGTGGTGGTGGTGGGTCTCTcaatccatg tgtcacagattcgtcagtcttaCGAAACATGTCACCGAAAATCTAATCTGTCCGATCTTAAACGAATGAACAACGATCTCCGTCTCCAGTTCACTGAGATGAAAACGAAATACAGATCTGTCAGAGAAGCCaaagctcaaatctgtgaattgctgatcagcagaagaggtgatgcatcatccccctctttcacccgctcctcatcacacg agcaaacgtGTTCCAAGGACTGGGTCACAAATAAAGATCGGTGTTATTACGTATCCACGTTTGATACCATTTTCCAAAAAGCGGagcaagaatgttcaaaccgtgactcaaggctgctggaaatcaattcaagtgatgaagcg CGCTTTGTATCCCACAATCTTCTGGACAACAAACCTGCTTACTGGATTGAAAAATGCGAAAACGG GACTGTGGGCCAGAGTCTCCTGTACAAGCCCTCTGGAACGACCGTCTGCAGTCGGTGCGGAAGTGGTGACACTTGTGATGTTCCCGATCGGCggttc
- the LOC132387624 gene encoding oxidized low-density lipoprotein receptor 1-like isoform X1, with translation MDRNESHMNVKLGNTDARSPSRAEPDVSYAELNFKTRSAPRVRKDREDPNSTYSDLNFRKKEIRIDQREDPPIASAPGGLSTTAQTAAQEQESKVKIGNRPYRLICLLCLVTSALIVVVVGLSIHVSQIRQSYETCHRKSNLSDLKRMNNDLRLQFTEMKTKYRSVREAKAQICELLISRRGDASSPSFTRSSSHEPDSVPEIRQPQLVAEQTCSKDWVTNKDRCYYVSTFDTIFQKAEQECSNRDSRLLEINSSDEARFVSHNLLDNKPAYWIEKCENGTVGQSLLYKPSGTTVCSRCGSGDTCDVPDRRFICEKSAPLFPDVPEKVQGLCQQPVEST, from the exons ATGGACCGGAACGAGAGTCACATGAATGTGAAGTTGGGAAATACGGACGCACGGTCCCCTTCCCGAG ctgaacctgatgtaTCGTATGCTGAACTGAATTTCAAGACCCGCTCTGCGCCCCGGGTGCGGAAAGATCGAG agGATCCGAACTCCACCTACTCTGATTTGAACTTTCGGAAAAAGGAAATCCGCATCGATCAGCGTGAAGATCCTCCCATTGCCTCGGCACCTGGCGGGTTGTCAACCACTGCACAAACAG CGGCGCAGGAACAGgagtcgaaagtgaagatcggaaatagaccgtaccgtctgatctgcctactctgcctagttacgtCCGCCCTCATCGTGGTGGTGGTGGGTCTCTcaatccatg tgtcacagattcgtcagtcttaCGAAACATGTCACCGAAAATCTAATCTGTCCGATCTTAAACGAATGAACAACGATCTCCGTCTCCAGTTCACTGAGATGAAAACGAAATACAGATCTGTCAGAGAAGCCaaagctcaaatctgtgaattgctgatcagcagaagaggtgatgcatcatccccctctttcacccgctcctcatcacacg aaccagactcagtgccagagatccggcagCCGCAGCTTGTCGCAG agcaaacgtGTTCCAAGGACTGGGTCACAAATAAAGATCGGTGTTATTACGTATCCACGTTTGATACCATTTTCCAAAAAGCGGagcaagaatgttcaaaccgtgactcaaggctgctggaaatcaattcaagtgatgaagcg CGCTTTGTATCCCACAATCTTCTGGACAACAAACCTGCTTACTGGATTGAAAAATGCGAAAACGG GACTGTGGGCCAGAGTCTCCTGTACAAGCCCTCTGGAACGACCGTCTGCAGTCGGTGCGGAAGTGGTGACACTTGTGATGTTCCCGATCGGCggttc